In the Arachis ipaensis cultivar K30076 chromosome B04, Araip1.1, whole genome shotgun sequence genome, NNNNNNNNNNNNNNNNNNNNNNNNNNNNNNNNNNNNNNNNNNNNNNNNNNNNNNNNNNNNNNNNNNNNNNNNNNTTGGCTCTCTGTATTTTGAAGGTGAGAGGGAAAGTTTTTTTTCCGAAAACCGGTCAGGTTCTGGTTCGATCCGGCCAACCGATTCCTGCCGGTTCAATGGTTCAGGAGCGGTTCTGCCCGGTGGTTTCAGACTGTAAACCGAACCGTATAAAGATAcatatatttttatatgtatcAAATTCGTGGATTTGAAATTTACATATAAAGATACAGGAGATGAATGTAACCAAATTTACTTCAAGGATCtatgtaattttatatttttttaattttatatttgaaaAAAATCCTTGTCCTCCCTCGATGTGATGATGCTTGAATCATTTAAGTTTTCAGCTTATATAGTTGCATCTAACACAACTTTACACCGTTTCTAGGCCAAAAGGAAAAATAACACAcaattatatatctatatatatatatatatatatatatatacaaggtcATATTCATCAattatttcaatttcatttcactttcattctattattCATTTCTTTGTTGATTTCTCATCTCCATATATTGATACATACAACAGCAAGTGGAATTAGCGTTTACCTCTTAAACATTTTGTTCTTCACACAAATGAGAGGGAGgtgttgtgttgtgttgtgcTACCTACCAATGAAGCCTGAAACTAGCAGCCTGCATAAGAGGGTGCGCAAAGTATGCTCCTAGTGTCATTGCAGTGATTGCTAAGTATGGCACTCGAATGAACTCCTTGTAGAAATCTTTTGGCAGCTTTTGCCGGCCATCGATAATTGCGGCGAAAGGGACAACACTTGTTCGACCCTTAACTAACTCAAAATCTTCCCCATACCTTAAAGCCAGTCTCCTGTCTCCATTCCAAACACCAAATAGATGATGCGCAATTAAGCCTATTGAAGCTGCAATAGCCACAGAATTTCCGATCCAAATCGTGTGAGCTAGACACCACATAACCTGCCCAACCATCTAGACCAAAACAAATCCTTCAATCAGAGAGCAAAATATGTTCAATCAAAGAGCATAATAAGTTGTGCATTAATAAATACAATAGACATGCATTAAGAAAAATCATTTGATGGTATTTAAGTTATTATTCACAAAGATTATCAAATTCATTAGTCGTACCAAAACTATTTCAAACATTGGATTAATACCTGTGGGTGCCTTGTTATTCTTATGATCCCAGTTTCCCAGAGATGTAATTTAGGCTTGTCAACTGCTGCAACCTCTAAAAGATTAAATGTCGAAGGAtacagaaaaaagaaagagatgaAATTAGAGATCCACACAAGTTCATGAACCCCAGGAGCACTTTGGAGCTGCCATAGTTGAACTCCGTCATATCTGTGGTTAATGAAATACACCTGCATGATGATGCCAAACATGGCAGAGTCTGTTAGTTTGAAGAATCAACTTCCATTTTCACAATGAAATGCTAGTGATCCAAAATAAATAATGCATTTGCTTGCATATGAGAGAGAACCAGACATGAGTTATTGGGTGGATTCATGAGAAAAGAGTAGTAACTACTCACAATGGTACTGAGAGCCAAAGGAAGCGATATCCCTGCGAAAAGAACACGGTATGCTCTTTCTCCAATAAGTTTCTCACCAGAGTCCCGGAGGCTAGCTAAGCCACTATGGACACATGCAAATATGAGAATTAGGATCAACATCACCACCTGCAGATTAACATGTCAAGGTTCCCTTACAAACCACAAGAAAGAGTGAAAGACTACTCTTGCAGATTTTATAAGTGGTTAGGTCATGAACATCACACATTATCTTCTCATCAAACAAAAATATTACAGTAACAATAAGAACAACCAAGCTCTTTCCCACTACTATGATTGAATACAGGGTGAAAATTTCCGTCTATGTGTTCACTGCATTGATCAAAACAATGATGTAATCCTCTATAGTAAACCATACGTCCATACCCATATGTATTGACAATATAATTAAATTTGTGAATGGTTTTTCCTATAATTGTTTTGGTGTCCTTGACTCCTACATCCAACTATTGAGTTGGCGCATCTGATCCACTTTCCTTATTGAGCTTCCAAGCTGAACTTCTACTATGCTATCTCAACTAAGTTACTAACTTTATTCTTTCAGACTATATGCATAAAGAAAGAGCAATTTATCTAATTTATTAGTCTTTATATTTtactttataaaaaatatttgctAAACCCATGGGTTTAGTATCAATAGTATAGACACAATTCTAACTATTCATCTTGTATGTAGGGTCCATAAGTACAAATTCTCGTATACAACATGAGTAGTTAGGATTTGATGTCTATATTATGGACACAAAACCCATGGCTTCATGTAACATTATTGTTTACTCTATCCAAAGGAGGATGCTTTGATGGGAGCACAACAACCGAGTTTTGTGCTACTAAGATGTATTTAACAAAACCATTGAGACTTGTATAAACTAATTCTGAATTCACACCTTGGTTCTCAAACTCATTACTTATGGACAAAACTCATTACTTGGTATTCAAGTCCATCTAATCAGAACAAAGTTGACACCAAAGCAAGTGACAAAAGCCAAGCCTTTCCCCCCGATTAATCAATTATAGCTATATGAAGTTCTGAACCAAATGACATCATTTTATCATTTCCCAAATCAGGTTTATACTCAAGCCATATTATGAGTTCACCTCAACCATGTGTACTCATTTGGATATAAGCCAACTAACCCAAAAACACCTTATTGGCCGTTTTCAGCATAAACACTACATACTCAGAAATTCTTGTGTGTTCTTGGAGTATATTAAATTTGGATCACATATTGAAAGTGTTTTGTGTTGACACCATCAGTATCCACACCTTATAACCAGTTTGGAACTTAGTGACAGTTAAGGCTCTTAACCCTTTATAGCATAGTTATATGAAATGCATTATGTAGTACAccacatttaaaatattttctttggaAAATATAATTATGGCGATTCAGTACGCAGATGAATTGTGAATTAGCACCTGCAAATTTATACACGGTATGTCACCTAATTGGTGAATTCATATAAATATGCTAAGTGGGAATCAAACCTGAGGCTCTTCATCTACATACATAAACAGTGTATGAAAAGTGTTTTAGGATCAAGAAACAAATTCATAAACAGAGAAATTCTTCGAACTCGAATTAGATGTGTATCaggaacattaaaaaaaaaaaaactccttGGAAAGAGGGGAAGAAACAGAATGAAGTACCTCATGACTATCAGAAACACCTGAAACGGCGTCAACGAAAGCCTTTCCAAAACCGGTTGAATCATCAATCCAAGCAACGTTGAGAACAAACAGCACCGTTCCGAGAATAACGGAAAAGTAAACCCACGAAGATAGTTTCTGTTGGCCCAATTCAAACGCCGCAGAGTCCTCACCAACAAGACTCGAATCTTGTTCTGTTTCGGCATCTGCGTCTCGAATTGAAGTGCGAACAACATCGAATCCCCGACGAGAAGAAAGCAAGAACGGAATTGTACGAGAAGAGTTGAAGTGATGGAATAACAAGCATTTTTGGAATCGATGTGTTTGGTTGGGATTAAGGCGAACTGAGATTGAGTTGGACGGGTGTGTGGAAAGGGGTGGGGAAGAGTGGCGgtcgtggtggtggtggtggttggaaATGAAGGAAGTGGTGGTGGAGAGAAGGGAAGAAGCCATGTGGCGGTTGGCTCTGCAAAGTGAAGTGCAGGACTGAGAAGCATAGGTTTAGActtagtttggtaaagcttttactttttaaaagtagcttataaaagttGTGTTTTAAAAGACGGCTTTTTAAAAACTATAGCATTTGCGTTTGGTAAAATCACGTTAAAGATAGCTTTTAATAAGTACAAGTATTATAATTGTATTTGGTAAAAcagcttttaaaaattaaaaaaattataataaacatatttttaaccaagaataatatttttttttcaaattttagagaccaataatttaaatatttatttgatttactcTCTATACTAATATAAATAGAGTTATCATTAGTCAATAATAAAACTTTTATGTAATCTAATGTTAGTACTGATATGCCTATTACCCATCTATATATATTGACTCActtctacaaatcacaaaa is a window encoding:
- the LOC107638274 gene encoding 15-cis-zeta-carotene isomerase, chloroplastic (The sequence of the model RefSeq protein was modified relative to this genomic sequence to represent the inferred CDS: added 50 bases not found in genome assembly), producing the protein MASSLLLSTTTSFTSNHHSSPPLSTHPSNSISVRLNPNQTHRFQKCLLFHHFNSSRTIPFLLSSRRGFDVVRTSIRDADAETEQDSSLVGEDSAAFELGQQKLSSWVYFSVILGTVLFVLNVAWIDDSTGFGKAFVDAVSGVSDSHEVVMLILILIFACVHSGLASLRDSGEKLIGERAYRVLFAGISLPLALSTIVYFINHRYDGVQLWQLQSAPGVHELVWISNFISFFFLYPSTFNLLEVAAVDKPKLHLWETGIIRITRHPQMVGQVMWCLAHTIWIGNSVAIAASIGLIAHHLFGVWNGDRRLALRYGEDFELVKGRTSVVPFAAIIDGRQKLPKDFYKEFIRVPYLAITAMTLGAYFAHPLMQAASFRLHW